GGAAAATCGCAGGCCGCGCAGTTTTTCGCAGCCGTGCCATTTGGCATGAACGCGCAGCAGATGAATGCGTGGATTTATAGCGGCGGCGGCCAGGCGCTTTGGGACGAAGTTTATGCGCCGTTCAATTTGCTTTCCATGCCCGCCGGAAACACCGGTTTTCAAATGGGCGGTTGGTTCAACAAGGAAATTCATTCCATCAAAGATTTTCAAGGCTTGAAAATGCGCATTCCCGGACTTGGCGGAAAAGTGCTCGCCAAAGCCGGTGGCGCAGCCGTCCTTTCTGCCGGCGGCGAGATTTACACAAACCTTGAACGCGGCGTTATCGACGCCACCGAATGGATCGCCCCGTACCACGATTATAAAATGGGCTTTTACAAAGTCGCCAAATATTATTATTACCCGGGCTGGCATGAGCCGGGAACCGTGTTGGAGCTTTTTATAAACAAAAGCGCATTTGAAAATTTGCCGAAAGATTTGCAAGTCATCATTCGCACGGCAGCTTACCGCGTGAATCTATGGATGCTCTCCGAGCTGGAGTCTAAGAACGATGAATATTTAGAAAAGCTTGTCAATGAGCATCAGGTCAAGCTGCGTCAATTTCCTGAGGAAGTTTTGCAAACGCTGAAAAAATATTCAGAGGAAGTGATTGCCGAAATTGTGAATGCCGACCCGCAAAGCAAGAAGGTCTATGACTCGTTTAGCCAATTTAAAAAATCCATCAGTGGCTGGGCAGCAATTTCTGAAAAACTATACTACACAAGTATTTTATAATTGATGATCGAGGATAAGAAAACCCGCCGGGCTGGCGGGTTTTTTCATGATAAAAATTGGATAGACCTTACCAAGTGACTTTCGCAATTTTAAATTTGATAGGCACGGTCAAAGCGCCGGCCACGTCTTTATTTCCCGCTTTTGCCGGTTTAAAAATGGCTTCTTCACTTAAAACACGAATGGCTTCTTCATCGAGCAATTCGTGCGCCGTTTTCAGCAAGTCGATTCGGGTGAGGTTGCCCGACTCATCAACATACACACGAGCAACAACCAACCCTTCAATTTTGAGGTTTTTGGCAGTTTCTGGATAGACAATTTTTTTAACGATGGCTGCCAGTCCGCCTTCCAATTCAACATCTTTTTCGACGGTTGCGATAGCTGCTTTTTCAACTTCTTCGGCTTGCTCCGCAGCTTTTCTAAGACCTTCATCTGTAATCGTAGCGGTGCTGATGCCTTTTATTTCAGTGGTTTCAACCATTTCTCCTGTTGAAGCAGATGCCAGTGCCACTTCTTCAGTTGCAGGCGCAGGTGCTGGTTTAGCTGTTGGGGTTGGCTGTGCTACTGGTTTTTCGTGGGAGGTTTCTACCTTAGGCGCAGCTGGTTCAGCAGGTTTTGGCAGCGGTTTTGGCGCGCCAGCTTTAGCCAGCATTTGTCTTTGCGGTTCGCCCGTATCGCCAAAGCTAAAATCTTTTCTCACGGTAATATGAGAGGGCACAAAGATTTTGTTGGTTCTAAGTCTCGGCAGCCCGCGTTTAAAAACTTTCACGCTATACTGCCCTTCCGGGACGGCTAAAAAAACATAATAGCCTTGCGCATTGGTTAAGACCGCCCTTGAGGTTTCGCCAGAAACATAAACCGTTGCAGCCGCAATGGGTTTACCCGTTTCATCCGTCACTCTTCCCATCAATCGTCCTGAATTAGCCTGAAGTAATCCTGCGCCTATAAAGTTGAAGAGTAAAAAAGCCTGAAGTAAAACAGTCTTCAGTAGCATATCAAGTAAGTTTAATTTTTATGAAATAGTAGTGTGTAATGTCGTTCGTCCTGTCATTGATCTAACAAATCTCAGCACTGCGAAAAAACGGTTTCTATGTTAAGGCATTGTTAAAAATATGTTAAGTCGAGTTTAATTCAGATGTTAAGCTATTGTTAAGAACGAAGCACGTGCATAGAACATATGCGCGTGAAAACTATCTTTGCGGCGCATGATACAGGGTGTAAATAGGATGTTAATCCAATATTAATTTTGGTTTAACAATTTTGTAATACGAGGATTCTATCTTGAAGCACTTGAATTTAAACATGCTGAAGGATCGCAGACCCTGTGTTTGTATGAACAATCTCAAATAACTTTTTAAGGACGTTGAAAAATCAATGAAAAGAATCAGACTCTCATTAGTGAAAGTTGCTTTTGTCTTGCTTCTTGTTTTAGGTGTATCCGCTGAATCGGTTTTTGCACAAACAGGTAAAGTTAGTGGCCGCGTTATAGATAAGGAATCAGCTGAGGAGCTTATCGGCGCTAGCGTTTCGATTGTTGGTACAACCAAGGGCGCGTTGACTGATTTGGATGGAAGCTATACCATCGCAGTTGCGCCAGGAAAATACGATTTGCGGGTTTCATATATCGGCTATCAGGTCAAGCTTGTAAAAGGGGTTGATGTAAAAGCAGGGGAAGTTGCCAAGCAAGATATTTTGATGGAAATCGAAGATGTGCAAGCTGATGAAATCGTTGTTGAAGCTGAGCTTAGCACCGCAACTGAAGGTGCTCTTTTAACAGAGCGCAAAAAGTCTTTGGCTGTTTCAGATGGTATCAGTGCTGAATTTATTAAGAAAACACCAGACTCTGATGCCGGTGATGCGATTAAGCGCACCACAGGTGTTTCGGTTATGGGTGGAAAATACGTGTTTGTTAGAGGTTTGGGTGAGCGTTACAGCAATACGCAGCTCAACGGCGTGAATATTCCAAGCCCGGAGCCTGAGAAAAGGGTTGTTCCAATGGACATCATCCCTGCGTCGTTAATTGAAAATATTATCACTATAAAAACATTCTTGCCAGATCAGCCAGGTACTTTTGCTGGTGGCCTTGTGAGAATTAAGACGAAGGAATTCCCTGATGAATTTCAGTTAAACTTTAGTGCTTCAGGCGGATTTAACTCAAATGCTCATTTTAACGATATTTGGGGCTATGATGGTGGCAGCTTAGATTTTCTTGGCATAGATGATGGAACAAGAGAACTGCCAAATTATGGTGATATCAGCAATTATTCTAAGACACAATTAGGGAATTTTCTGAGCAGTTTTGATAATAACACCTATCTACCTAAAGAATCACGATATTTTCCGAATCAAAGTTATAGTGTCTCAGTTGCTGATCAGATCAATGTTGGTGAATTGCCAGTTGGGTTTATTACTAACCTGACTTATTCAAGCAGTGCTGAGTATAAAGATCAGTACTCGTTTTTCCCAAGTCCTAATGAAGGGGAGTTTGACTACGAATGGAACAGTCAAGTAGCGACATATAATGTGAATTGGGGTGGCGTATTGAACTTCAGTACAAAGCTTAATAACGATAATAAGCTTGGCTTGAAAACGACTTACAACCGCACTGCTGAGGATGAGGCGCTTTACTCAACAGGTATTAAGTATTACGAGAGCCCAACTACAACGCTTAGAAACACACGTTTAAGATATGTTGAGCGTCAAATGTGGTCAACTCAGCTTTCTGGTAATCACTATTTAAGCTGGTTAGCGAAATCAGAATTAGAGTGGAAAGCACAATATGCGTCAGCTAAACGCTATGAGCCGGATAATAAGGAAACACAATTTTCCTATGATGAGGATACCCAAGAGTATACTTTTTACCCGGACAATCAACGTAACGGACGGTATTTCTCTGACTTAGATGATAACGAGTATGACTTCCTCGCAGATATTTCCGTTCCATTTAAACAGTGGGATGGCTTTAAGTCTAAGTTCAAATTTGGTGGTTTGTACACCTCTAAAGATAGAGAGTTTTGGGCAAGACGATTCAAGTTTACTCAAATAATTGATATGGGTGACGGAATCTCTCCAGAAGATTTATTTACGGCTTACAATGTTGCGGAAGGGTATGTAGGTCTTATAGAAACAACTCAGCCAACCGACTCCTATAGTGCGGATGAAAAAGTAGCTGCAGGTTATGGAATGGTTGAATTGCCATTGACAAGAGATCTTCGTTTTGTTGGCGGTGTTAGAGTTGAAAAAAATGAGATGACCGTCAAGTCATATAAGGATAAAGATAAGACCATTCCGATTAATGGTGGGTTTGATGAAACAAATGTATTGCCGTCATTAAATCTGATTTACGAGTTAAATGATCAGATGAATGTGCGTAGTGCTTTTAGCCAAACAATTGCAAATCCTGAATTAAGAGAGCTCGCTCCATTTAAGTTTGATAGTTATCGTACCTCTATGGTAGGTAATCCTTACTTAGAGCAAACCACTATTCAGAATTATGACTTGCGCTGGGAGTGGTTCCCTGGTTTTGGTGAGTTGATTGCTGTCAGTTTGTTCTATAAGAATATTGACAAACCTCTTGAAGTTGTTGCACTTGCTGGATTTGGTACATCACCAGAAGAAACTGTGAATAACGGTAAAACCGCAACCAACTATGGTGTAGAGTTTGAGTTTAGAAAAAGCTTGAATTTTATAACGCCTACCCTTGAAAACTTTAGCGTTAGCACAAACATCACCTTCGTCCATTCTGAAATCACTCAAGGCGATTCGCTTTACAGATACAGCACCAGTTCCGGTCTTGAAAGCTTCCCTGTCGCTACTTCATTGAGAGGAACAAGAAAGATGCAAGGGCAGTCTCCTTACGTAATCAATGTGAATTTGAGCTACAATAACACTGACTACGGATTTTCTGGTATGCTGCTCTATAACATTGTTGGTGAGAGAATTTACCGGTTGAACGGTAACCCAAATTTAAACTACAACTTTATTGAGAAGCCTCGCAATCAGCTCGATCTCTCTCTTAGCAAAACGTTGAATACGAATTTTAAAGTCAAGCTGAATATCAAGAACATTTTGAATGACCGCTATCTCATTATGTTTGGTGATGATGTGGCTGAGCGTTACAAAACAGGAACTACCTATTCATTTTCTTTATCATATGCTCTATAAAAGAGCGATCATATCTTAACAAAAAACAGGAGGATTAAATGAAAGACATTCTCAGGAAGTTGATGTTAGTGTTGTCATTTGTCGCCGCAGTTGGTTTGGCTGGTTGCGATGACGATGATGATTGCGAAACTTGCCCAACTTGCGAAACGACAACAGAAGAGTGGGATGCTACTTTGAGTGGTGATCTCACAGAATCAACGACTTTGGATGCAAGCAAAGTCTATCGTGTCAAAGGTTTTGTGAATGTTGAGCCAGGCGTTACATTAACGATTCCTGCTGGTACAAAGCTAATCGGTTTGAAAGGTGAGCTTGCAACATTGCAAACACTTAGAGGCGATGGAACAAAAGCCAGCGGACAGATTATTGCTGAAGGAACAGCTGCTAGTCCGATTGTCTTTACAAGCGCTGCTGCTGAAGGGTACAGAAGCCGTGGTGATATCGGTGGTATCGTTCTAAATGGTTTAGCGAAAAATAACGTTGAAGGCGGTACTCGTACTGGTGAAGGTAATGCTGCTTCCGGTGGTGGCGATGATGATACTGATAACAGCGGAACTTTGAAATATGTTCGTGTTGAATGGGGCGGAACGGTTATTTCTGAAGGTAACGAAATCAACGGTTTCTCTTTCAACAGTGTCGGTTCTGGAACCACTCTTGAGCACCTTCAATCACACTTCATCGCTGATGACGGCTATGAATGGTGGGGCGGTACTGTAAGTGCGAAGTACTTGGTTTCAACGGGTGTTGATGACGACAACTTTGATATGGATAACGGTTGGACTGGTAACTTTCAGTTCGCTGTTTGTATTCAAGATCCTAACATTGGTAACTCTGGTTTTGAATCAAGCAACGACGATGATGGTAGCGACAACACTCCATTGACTCATCCAACTGGTTATAACGTTACTTTGGTTGGTGCATACGACGGTTCTAAAGAAGATGACGGTCTTTTGTTGAAGAGCAACATGTCTGGTACATTTAAGAACATCATCATTGCAAACTTTGCTGATTATGGTGTTTACTTCAAAGATGATAAGACTGCAAGCAACTTCATGGACGCCGCAGCTGGTGATGATGATAAGCTCACACTTAGCAACATCATGGTTTATTGCAAAGGTACCACTGAAAGCAACAATACATCATCAATCTTTAACCCAACATCTAAAGTTGGTACATCAACTGTTGAAGCAATTGAAGCTGAACTTACAGCCAACACTGTATTTGGTGGAGACCCAGAATGGGCTTATGCATATCCAGATGATCCATTCGAAGGTACAGTTCCTGACTTGATCCCAACCTCATCTGAAGTAACAAGCAAAGCAGCAGTTATTTCAGCTGGTGATTTCTTTGAAGCTACTGATTACATCGGTGCTTTTGATCCAAACGGTTCAAACTGGATGAGCGGTTGGACAAATTGGGATAGAGAATAAGCTTTTAAGCGATCTATTTTCTAAGAGCAAGCTCCAAACGGAGCTTGCTTTTTTTTGTTAACTCTAAAAATGTTTTTCTATGTATCGGATTCTTTCATTTTTAATGATTTTAAGTCTCGTTGGGTTCATGGGGTGCGGGAAAAAAGAAGTCAAGCAAAAGGTGCAAGAAAAAGAACCTGCTACATTGAGACCTTATTCCGAACCACTTCCCGATAGTGTGAAAAATAGAGCCTTTGAGTATGGGGCTGTTTCGCCAGATTCTTTAGCCAAAAAACTCGTTCTCGCGTTAGCTGAAAACGATACCACGAAATTATTGCAACTTGCTGTGAGTCGAACGGAGTATTTGAATTGGATTTGGCCGGAAGAGCCAGCAAGCGATCCGAAGTTTAACATCCCACTCGAATTTGCCTGGGGAAATTTGTATCGCGATTCTTATAAAGGCGCAAAAAAAATGCTCAAATACTATGGTGGGAAAAAGTTGTCATTTGTTTCATTTGAGATAAAAGGGGAGTCCGTTTATCATCAAACGTATGTCTATCACAGAAATCCGGTTTTGGTAGTGGAAAATGAAAGTGGCAAGCAAAAGCAAATTGAGAATTTAGGGACAATAGTGGAAATGAATGGCAATTTTAAGTTCCTCTTTTATAAAAAGGATTAACGGTTCACATAAAAATCTAAAAAGCCTGCTTTCTTTGGCAGGCTTTTTTTACTTAGGAGTTACGCGCTTGCTCCGTTTGGTTTCGGTGCTCAGCTCAATAAAATCATGGAATAAGAGGAACTGCAATTTTCCTCAGCTCCAGCTCATCAGCGTGTCTTCCACGAAAAAGCTGATGAGGTTTTTCAAATACCGCCTTCGTGAAACGTCTTTTCTTCATTTTTCGCATCTTTCAAAGCATTAGACGCTTGATGCACGAGATCGCGTTAAGCGCTGGATGATGGCTGTATGCTGCGGATATATTTTTAAAAGCTCGTTTTTTTCTGCCAACTCAAAATCCGAATATTCGAATCCTGGCGAAACCGTACAGCCCACGAGCGCATACGAATTCGGCTTTGTCATTTCTGCGGCGAACCAATGCAAGCCTGGCATGACAAGCTGAAGGGATTCCCCGGCCTCAATGTTTTTGCCGAGTCGAGCGGTTTTCAAGTTACCGTCATTCGTCAGTAAGTGCAGCGCCAACGCATCGCCGTCGTAGAAATGCCAAACTTCATCTGATTGCAAGCGATGAAAAGCGGAGAATTCCTGGTCGGTAATAAGAAAATAAATGCTGGTAGAAAGTGCTCGCTTGGTTTGGTAGCGATTGGGCAAGCCATCGCTGGCCACGAAGTCTGGCGAGCGATAAACTTCCTTGAAAAAGCCGCCTTCGGCGTGCGGCTCAAGCTCTAATTGTTCAATCCAATATTCAACGGGTTTCATGAAATCAACCTAATGGCGTTTTGGATTTAAGCCCTATCGTCTTTTTTCTCACCTGGATGGTTTTCTTGCTGCTGATCGCGAAATGCTTTGATTTTCTCCGTTTTCTCATTGATGGTTTTGAGTGTAGAGGAAAGATCGGCATTCATTTGGCGAATGTTCGAAATTTTGCTTCTCAGTTCCTCAATAGTATCGGCCACGTTTTTTAACGAGGCTGATTTTTCATACATCAAAAAATAATCGATGGCGCGCAGCAACGCCCGATGCAAATCGCCATGATATTTATCTTGAACGATTTGGAAGAACTGTTCTGCTTTTAGCTCTTCGAGTTGAATACCGTCTTCGCTGTATTGTTGAAGCAGTTGCTTCAGTTCTTCTTTTGAGCTCATAAGGATTTCAGCGTAATGAGTTAGAAAAACAAGTTTCTTGAAAAAGCAAACGCATTTGTTTAACAGGTGCCTCTTGGCTGGAAATTCTGCTAAAGTGTTCTAATGTAAAACATGATGGGCGGAAACCAAATCAAAGATTTTTGTTTTTATATCTGGACATTTGTGCCATGTTTGCGCGGTAAGCGTCTAATTTTTTGGCAAGCTCAGCATCCGAAGTGGATAGAATTTGTGCGGCAAGCAAACCGGCATTTTTAGCGTTGCCAATTGCGACGGTAGCAACGGGAATGCCTGCTGGCATTTGAACAATCGAGTAAAGCGAATCTACGCCGCCTAACGCTTTGGATACAACGGGCACACCGATAACAGGCAGCGTGGTATAAGATGCAGTCATGCCAGGAAGGTGAGCTGCGCCGCCAGCGCCAGCAATAATAACCTGCAAGCCTCTTTGGCGAGCGGCTTTGGCGTAAGTGGCCATATCGTCGGGTGTGCGATGAGCAGAAACCACGCGCACTTCGTATGGAATCCCAAATTCGGAAAGCACTTTTGGCGCGTCTATCATGGTTGTGAGGTCGGAATCTGAGCCCATAATAATACCAACAAGTGGCTCATCGGACGATTGGATTTTGAAATTTTCTTGGCTGGGCTGAGATGATGCAGACATATTTTTTAGATTAAAGTTCAATTTGAGATTCAAGATGTTGGGCTAATGAAAGGCATTCTGTCACCGAGTTTCCTCTAACGGTTAAGTGCCCCATTTTTCTACCGACTCTACATGCCGATTTGCCATAAATATGCAGGTTGGCCACCGGCGGAATTTTGCTGAAATCTACACTTTTTAAGTGAGCCAGGCCATTTCGTTTTCCTAACAGATTTACCATGACGGCTGCTGGAATAACCATTTGCGTGCTGCCAAGTTTCCAGCCAAAAATGGCACGAAGCAAGTTCTGAAATTGTGAGGTGTAGCAAGCTTCCATGGTGTAATGGCCTGAGTTGTGAGGCCTTGGTGCCAATTCGTTGATTAGAATATTTGCATCTGTGTCTAAGAACATTTCCACACCAAAAATCCCAACGCCATCCAAACGTTCAATGGCTGATTTGGCAAGTGAAATAACTTCATCAATAAGCGTGCTCGATAGCCGAGCTGGCGCAATGACATATTTGCAAATATGATTTTCTTGAATCGTCTCAACAACCGGATAAGTTACGATTTCGCCGGTTTTGCTCCTGGCGATCATGGTGGCCAGCTCAAGCTCGAAATCGATAAAGCCTTCAGCATAAACGCTGTGATTTGGAAACCCTAATTCGGCAAGCGCTTGCGGAATATCATGTTCTGAGTGCACGGTGCGGTTGCCATAGCCGTCGTAGCCGTGTTTTCTTCGCTTGATCAAAAATGGATAGCCAAGATTTTTGCCACATTCGTAAGCGGCGTTTTCGGAATCAATTGGGTAGAATTGAGAAACCGGCAAGCCATGATCTTTCAGGACGGTTTTTTGCGTGAATTTGTCCTGAATCTGTTTTAATGTTTTTGAAGAAGGGAAAACGGGTTTTCCTAACGATTCAAGAAATTCCAGCGTGGACGGCGCCACAAATTCATTTTCAAGTGTAATGATGTCGCTTTTCTCTGCAAACTCGGTTAGTTTGGCCGTGTCATTCCATGCGCCGGTAAAATGAAATGGTGTAATGTTTTGGCAGGGAGCGTCTTTTTTCTCTTCAAAAATTGCGACGCTCATGCCCAAATGAAAGGCTGCGTACGCAGTCATTCGTGCCAATTGGCCGCCACCCAGGATCCCTAAAGTTGGAATGTCGGACTGTTTGTTTTGCAAGGTTGGAAAATTTTATGTTTGTGTTAGTTTCACAGCAAAGGCGAACGGTGCACGAAAAAATTGCAATTTTTAAGACGAATGCGATGAGAAAGCCTAAAAGATAAGGACAATCACGATGAATTCAAATCAAAAGTTATCTGAAGCTGGGGTAGTTCGAATTTCAAAAAGTTAGTGAATTTGCACCGGATTAAAGCACATTGATTTTGAAAAAAGATAATTTTCAATTTGCAAAATAAGCCCCAGGAGTTTTATTTGAAACAAACTTTTCCTAACTTTCAGCCCTCTATTTTAAGGTTGCAAATACTTTTATAAGCAGCAATTATGGCGCTTGAAGAATTTTTCTTCTTTTTTTTCGGAGCTTTAGTGATAACGGGCACTTTAGGTACGGTGCTTTCAAAAAATCCTGTCAGCAGCGCTTTATTTTTAGTTTTAAATTTTTTTGCACTGGGCGGATTGTACTTATCGCTTGAGGCTCAATTTATCGCAGTGGTTCAGGTCATTGTATATGCCGGCGCTATTATGGTTCTGTTTTTATTTACCATTATGCTGTTAAGCCTTGAAGATGAAAGCAGCCTGATAGAAAGATTTGATTTAAAAAAAGGGTTTGCCTTTTTAATCAGTGGGGTTTTCCTGGTGGAAATTTTGTATATCGTGGGCTTCAAATTGACACCGGTAAAGCCAGTTTCCAGATTAACACCGGTGCAAATTGGCGATGTGAAAACGATCGGCAAGGCGCTTTTAACTGAATACGTATTTCCTTTTGAAATCATCTCTATTGTTTTGCTTTTGGCCATTATCGGCGCGGTACTTTTGGCTAAGCGAAAAGTGATAGTCGGTAAAACAGCCGTTTAAACAAATACTGAAAGAATCGTGAGAAAAGTTGTTCTATTGCTTTTAGCTTTAATGACGCTGTTCAGTGCGTGCAAAAGTGGTTCGGAAAAGAAAGAAGAAAGCAGCACCAGCAAATTAAAAGTGGGCTTGGTTTTTGATGTTGGCGGTCGGGGTGATAAATCGTTCAATGATGCTTCTTATAAAGGGTTGGAGAAGGCCAAAAAGGAATTAGGCATTGCGTATGAATACATTGAGCCACCAGGTGAAGGCGCAGATCGTGAAACCGCACTTCGACAATTGGCTTCCCAGCCAGATATTGATCTGATTTTTGGCATCGGCTTTATTTTTAGCAACGATATTACAGCAATTGCCAAAGAATTTCCCGAAAAGAAGTTTGCCTGTGTCGATTTCAGTATTGATACTTCGCGCCAAATTCCAGAAAATCTTTCAGCCATTACATTTGAAGAACAGAAAGGTTCTTACTTAATTGGCACGTTAGCAAGCTTAGTGACCAAAACGGGAAAAATCGGTTTTATCGGCGGCATGGAATCGCCGCTGATCAAAAAGTTTGAACGTGGTTATGTAGAAGGTGCGCGTGCGATAAATCCTGATGTTCAAATTGAAATTGGTTATGTGGGCTTAACGGCCAGCGCTTTTAAAAATCCAGCCAAAGCCAAAGAACTTGCATTAGGCCAGTATGCGAAAGGTGTAGATATCATTTATCAGGCTTCGGGTGCAAGTGGGTTAGGTGTTTTTGAAGCGGCGCGTCAAGAGAAAAAATACTTGATTGGAACTGATCAAAACCAGGAAGATGAAGTGCCAGGTCAAGTTGTAACCAGCCTGATTAAAGCCGTTGATTTTGCCGTTTTCACAACAGTGGAGGATGTCATCAACAACAAGTTTAAAGGTGGCAATACGGTGTATGGTATTGAAAGCAGAGGAACGGATTATATTTATAATGATAAGAACAAGCCGTTTATAACGGATGAGATTCGCAAGAAAGTCGAAAGCGTTAGACAAAAAATCATCGATGGTGAAATTAAAATTGAAGAAGGCGCTTAATTATTAACATGGAGTCCGATAACTTTTTAAGTCAGAATAATTGAAAAACAAAAACCATAATTGAAAAATGAAATACAAAAATCTTTTTGCGTCTGTTCTCATTTTATTTGCATTTGCTTTTATGTCGGGATGTGGACAATCAGAGGAACAGAAAAAATTAGCATCTGAAATTGAAGCCAAATCTAAAGAAGTGACAGAAAAGATTAAGGCATTTAAAGCCAAAGAAAGCGAACTAAAGTGTTTTCAGGAAGAATATGACAAGCTGACCAAAGAAATCCCGGAAAATGAAGATTTGAAAAAACTTGCACAAAAGCACAGCGTGCTGATTGGCGATTACAAAAAACAAACAAAAGCGTTGGGCGAAGTGGTGGCTGATATTGATGTTTTGCCAGCCAAATTGCAAGAAAACATGCGCTTTAGCGAAGAGCTCATCAAAGAAGATTACGAGAAAGCGATGGAAAAGTATGAAACCGCAGTTAAAACAGCAGAAAAGCTGGTTGAAAAGCATCAAGCTGTATGTGATAAAATGAGATCGTATCGTGATGAGCATTCTGCAAATGCGGACGGTAAGTAAGTCTGATACGATAGATGTTTATTTTTTTTGATGTTATTCAACTGCCGGTTTTAGGAGGTAAAAATTAATGAAGTCACTTGTAACAGGTGCAACAGGATTTATCGGATCAAATGTTTTAAGAAGATTAGTGAATGATGGACATGAAGCTGTTGCACTTGTCCGGCAAAACTCAAACCTCGATGCTATCTCAGATGTTTTGGATCGAGTTGAACTGCGCTATGGAGATATTACAGATAAGCCCTCACTTGTAGCTGCCTCAAAAGACGTTTCTCATGTTTATCATTGTGCTGGGATGGCAAGAATTGGCCCGGGACATGTCGATAAACTCCACAAAATTAATGTTGATGGCACGCGTCATGTGCTGGAAGTCGCTAAAGAGTGCAACATCGAGCGTGTTGTTTTCACCAGCTCTGTATCAGCCGTTGGGATAACAGGGACGAAAGAGCCTGCGAATGAAAGTCAAACGTGGAATCTTGACGAACTGAACGTTCCGTATTTCAAAACAAAGCATCTTGCTGAAAAGGAAGTTCAGAAGGCGGTCGACGAGGGCGTGGATTGCGTGATTGTTAATCC
Above is a window of Chloroherpeton thalassium ATCC 35110 DNA encoding:
- a CDS encoding cupin domain-containing protein is translated as MKPVEYWIEQLELEPHAEGGFFKEVYRSPDFVASDGLPNRYQTKRALSTSIYFLITDQEFSAFHRLQSDEVWHFYDGDALALHLLTNDGNLKTARLGKNIEAGESLQLVMPGLHWFAAEMTKPNSYALVGCTVSPGFEYSDFELAEKNELLKIYPQHTAIIQRLTRSRASSV
- a CDS encoding TonB family protein; its protein translation is MGRVTDETGKPIAAATVYVSGETSRAVLTNAQGYYVFLAVPEGQYSVKVFKRGLPRLRTNKIFVPSHITVRKDFSFGDTGEPQRQMLAKAGAPKPLPKPAEPAAPKVETSHEKPVAQPTPTAKPAPAPATEEVALASASTGEMVETTEIKGISTATITDEGLRKAAEQAEEVEKAAIATVEKDVELEGGLAAIVKKIVYPETAKNLKIEGLVVARVYVDESGNLTRIDLLKTAHELLDEEAIRVLSEEAIFKPAKAGNKDVAGALTVPIKFKIAKVTW
- the purK gene encoding 5-(carboxyamino)imidazole ribonucleotide synthase, whose amino-acid sequence is MQNKQSDIPTLGILGGGQLARMTAYAAFHLGMSVAIFEEKKDAPCQNITPFHFTGAWNDTAKLTEFAEKSDIITLENEFVAPSTLEFLESLGKPVFPSSKTLKQIQDKFTQKTVLKDHGLPVSQFYPIDSENAAYECGKNLGYPFLIKRRKHGYDGYGNRTVHSEHDIPQALAELGFPNHSVYAEGFIDFELELATMIARSKTGEIVTYPVVETIQENHICKYVIAPARLSSTLIDEVISLAKSAIERLDGVGIFGVEMFLDTDANILINELAPRPHNSGHYTMEACYTSQFQNLLRAIFGWKLGSTQMVIPAAVMVNLLGKRNGLAHLKSVDFSKIPPVANLHIYGKSACRVGRKMGHLTVRGNSVTECLSLAQHLESQIEL
- the purE gene encoding 5-(carboxyamino)imidazole ribonucleotide mutase → MSASSQPSQENFKIQSSDEPLVGIIMGSDSDLTTMIDAPKVLSEFGIPYEVRVVSAHRTPDDMATYAKAARQRGLQVIIAGAGGAAHLPGMTASYTTLPVIGVPVVSKALGGVDSLYSIVQMPAGIPVATVAIGNAKNAGLLAAQILSTSDAELAKKLDAYRANMAQMSRYKNKNL
- a CDS encoding NADH-quinone oxidoreductase subunit J family protein, producing the protein MALEEFFFFFFGALVITGTLGTVLSKNPVSSALFLVLNFFALGGLYLSLEAQFIAVVQVIVYAGAIMVLFLFTIMLLSLEDESSLIERFDLKKGFAFLISGVFLVEILYIVGFKLTPVKPVSRLTPVQIGDVKTIGKALLTEYVFPFEIISIVLLLAIIGAVLLAKRKVIVGKTAV
- a CDS encoding TRAP transporter substrate-binding protein, whose protein sequence is MNQRRDFLKKSATATLAAVAGGSSLLAGCAKKESTSDAPSVHSGKKYEWKMVTTWPPTMPIMQDGAKLLAQWVEEMSAGRMNIQVYGGGELVPSLEAFDAVSQGVAEMGHGSAYYWSGKSQAAQFFAAVPFGMNAQQMNAWIYSGGGQALWDEVYAPFNLLSMPAGNTGFQMGGWFNKEIHSIKDFQGLKMRIPGLGGKVLAKAGGAAVLSAGGEIYTNLERGVIDATEWIAPYHDYKMGFYKVAKYYYYPGWHEPGTVLELFINKSAFENLPKDLQVIIRTAAYRVNLWMLSELESKNDEYLEKLVNEHQVKLRQFPEEVLQTLKKYSEEVIAEIVNADPQSKKVYDSFSQFKKSISGWAAISEKLYYTSIL
- a CDS encoding TonB-dependent receptor, whose protein sequence is MKRIRLSLVKVAFVLLLVLGVSAESVFAQTGKVSGRVIDKESAEELIGASVSIVGTTKGALTDLDGSYTIAVAPGKYDLRVSYIGYQVKLVKGVDVKAGEVAKQDILMEIEDVQADEIVVEAELSTATEGALLTERKKSLAVSDGISAEFIKKTPDSDAGDAIKRTTGVSVMGGKYVFVRGLGERYSNTQLNGVNIPSPEPEKRVVPMDIIPASLIENIITIKTFLPDQPGTFAGGLVRIKTKEFPDEFQLNFSASGGFNSNAHFNDIWGYDGGSLDFLGIDDGTRELPNYGDISNYSKTQLGNFLSSFDNNTYLPKESRYFPNQSYSVSVADQINVGELPVGFITNLTYSSSAEYKDQYSFFPSPNEGEFDYEWNSQVATYNVNWGGVLNFSTKLNNDNKLGLKTTYNRTAEDEALYSTGIKYYESPTTTLRNTRLRYVERQMWSTQLSGNHYLSWLAKSELEWKAQYASAKRYEPDNKETQFSYDEDTQEYTFYPDNQRNGRYFSDLDDNEYDFLADISVPFKQWDGFKSKFKFGGLYTSKDREFWARRFKFTQIIDMGDGISPEDLFTAYNVAEGYVGLIETTQPTDSYSADEKVAAGYGMVELPLTRDLRFVGGVRVEKNEMTVKSYKDKDKTIPINGGFDETNVLPSLNLIYELNDQMNVRSAFSQTIANPELRELAPFKFDSYRTSMVGNPYLEQTTIQNYDLRWEWFPGFGELIAVSLFYKNIDKPLEVVALAGFGTSPEETVNNGKTATNYGVEFEFRKSLNFITPTLENFSVSTNITFVHSEITQGDSLYRYSTSSGLESFPVATSLRGTRKMQGQSPYVINVNLSYNNTDYGFSGMLLYNIVGERIYRLNGNPNLNYNFIEKPRNQLDLSLSKTLNTNFKVKLNIKNILNDRYLIMFGDDVAERYKTGTTYSFSLSYAL